The following coding sequences lie in one Caproicibacterium argilliputei genomic window:
- a CDS encoding recombinase family protein codes for MKQNRYLPFGYRIVDGTLTTEKNEAEAVRRIYADYLSGMSYQSIAVKMSAGAVPYKADSTAWNKHMVKRILENPRYTGEKGFPPLINPNTYRAISELIRKKNIRQPLSEELSLIRKKLYCYNCGSRYERDGRNPQYESWCCKAEGHTGRRVSDEILLKGIVAALNAIIAQPEQLKLRERRPYEPSLDVTKLNNQINRELEKAEVNSDYVKLLIFNCAAEKYASCADCGNEYLTERLRKRFQNYLPLTAFDPVLFEKTVKWVLMEPDGTVHLKLMNDQIIDPDTTERSTPIC; via the coding sequence ATGAAGCAGAACCGATATCTCCCTTTCGGATACCGCATTGTAGACGGGACGCTGACAACCGAGAAAAACGAGGCCGAAGCGGTCAGGCGGATATACGCCGATTACTTATCCGGAATGTCCTATCAATCCATCGCCGTAAAAATGTCCGCAGGAGCCGTTCCCTACAAGGCTGACAGCACGGCATGGAATAAGCACATGGTAAAACGGATACTGGAAAATCCGAGATACACCGGAGAGAAAGGCTTCCCGCCTCTGATCAATCCGAACACCTACAGGGCCATATCCGAACTCATTCGGAAGAAAAATATTCGACAGCCGCTCTCCGAGGAATTAAGCCTCATTCGCAAAAAGCTGTACTGCTACAACTGCGGAAGCCGATACGAGCGGGATGGACGCAATCCCCAGTATGAGAGCTGGTGCTGCAAAGCCGAGGGACACACAGGGCGGCGCGTTTCGGACGAAATCCTGCTGAAAGGCATTGTTGCCGCCCTGAACGCCATTATCGCGCAGCCGGAGCAATTAAAATTACGTGAGCGCCGCCCTTACGAGCCGTCGCTGGACGTCACCAAGTTGAATAATCAGATCAACCGGGAATTGGAAAAGGCCGAGGTAAACAGCGACTACGTAAAACTGCTTATCTTCAACTGCGCCGCAGAAAAATACGCGTCCTGCGCCGATTGTGGAAACGAATATTTAACGGAACGGCTTCGGAAACGCTTTCAAAATTATTTACCGCTTACTGCGTTTGATCCGGTCCTGTTTGAGAAAACCGTCAAGTGGGTACTGATGGAGCCGGACGGCACAGTGCACTTGAAGTTAATGAACGATCAGATTATCGATCCCGATACTACGGAAAGGAGTACGCCAATATGCTGA
- a CDS encoding recombinase family protein, with amino-acid sequence MNSAYAQTAAGAGRNEMPVACRSLQPPQIQVIEPVRPVLGYQPEKLRVCAYARVSSDSDDQLNSFAAQVDYYTERITGNDEWELVDIYADEGITGTRTDKREDFLRMMNDCRKGKIDLILVKSVSRFSRNIRDCLSALRELRALGVNVNFEKEGIKTDEMRDELVMEMFSTVAQEESSSISNNMRWSYLHRMQSGNFITCKAPFGYRLVDNILIPDKKEAPVVRDIFASYLAGKSMDVIADRLTKDGVPRKDGESNWHHTGIRYILTNEKYIGDSLLQKSFTTDTLPFRKVMNTGQKDRYYVTGSHEPIISKAEFERVKELIDLRRRQCPGRGERKQYNLSRKIYCGKCGASFRRRYTNGKAYWICRTHDRGKDLCEIRQIREDAIYQAFIRLYNKLKQNSRYLLNPVLDQLLALQSIFTMSNAKVGELNKEIAELTKQNLVLNRLRSKGYMDSALFMQKTNEVNQNIGFLRAKRRRLLERDEDDKIIADCRLLIEMIEKGAPCLSGFNEVLFHSIVDKIIVTEQYKLKFRLIGGFEFTERLPKEVFG; translated from the coding sequence ATGAATAGCGCATACGCTCAAACCGCTGCGGGAGCGGGCAGAAACGAGATGCCGGTTGCGTGTCGAAGCCTTCAACCGCCGCAAATTCAGGTGATTGAACCCGTTCGCCCGGTTTTGGGTTATCAGCCGGAAAAGCTGCGTGTCTGTGCCTATGCCAGAGTCAGCAGCGATTCGGACGATCAACTCAATTCCTTTGCCGCGCAGGTGGATTACTATACCGAGCGTATCACCGGCAACGACGAATGGGAGCTGGTCGATATTTACGCCGACGAGGGCATCACCGGAACCCGGACGGATAAACGAGAGGATTTCCTGCGGATGATGAACGACTGCCGCAAAGGGAAAATTGATCTGATTCTGGTCAAATCCGTTTCCCGATTTTCCCGAAACATTCGGGACTGCCTTTCCGCTCTCCGGGAGCTGAGAGCGCTCGGCGTGAACGTTAATTTTGAAAAGGAAGGTATCAAGACTGACGAAATGCGGGACGAGCTGGTCATGGAAATGTTCAGCACCGTCGCGCAGGAGGAATCTTCCTCCATCTCCAATAACATGCGCTGGAGCTATCTTCACCGGATGCAAAGCGGTAACTTCATCACCTGCAAGGCCCCCTTCGGATACCGGCTGGTCGACAATATTCTGATTCCGGATAAAAAGGAAGCCCCGGTCGTCCGGGACATCTTTGCAAGCTACCTCGCCGGAAAAAGTATGGATGTCATTGCCGACCGCCTGACGAAAGACGGTGTCCCGCGCAAGGACGGTGAATCCAACTGGCACCACACGGGTATCCGGTACATTCTGACCAATGAGAAATATATCGGTGACTCTTTGCTGCAGAAGTCCTTCACCACCGATACCCTGCCGTTTCGAAAAGTAATGAACACCGGACAGAAAGATCGCTACTATGTGACGGGTTCTCACGAGCCGATCATCAGTAAAGCCGAATTCGAGCGGGTCAAGGAACTGATTGACTTAAGGCGGCGCCAATGTCCCGGCAGAGGGGAACGAAAGCAGTACAATCTAAGCCGGAAAATTTACTGCGGAAAATGCGGGGCGTCGTTTCGCAGACGATATACTAACGGGAAAGCCTATTGGATCTGCAGAACCCACGACAGAGGAAAAGATCTCTGCGAAATCCGGCAAATTCGTGAAGATGCCATCTATCAGGCGTTTATCCGCTTGTACAATAAGTTAAAACAGAACAGCCGCTATCTTTTGAATCCGGTTCTCGATCAGCTTCTGGCGTTACAGTCCATTTTTACCATGAGCAACGCCAAGGTCGGAGAACTGAATAAGGAAATCGCGGAACTCACCAAGCAGAATCTGGTACTGAATCGGCTCCGGTCGAAAGGGTACATGGATTCTGCTCTTTTTATGCAAAAAACGAATGAGGTAAACCAGAATATCGGCTTTCTGCGCGCAAAACGCCGCCGCCTGCTGGAAAGAGACGAGGACGACAAAATAATCGCCGATTGCAGGCTGCTGATCGAAATGATTGAAAAAGGAGCGCCCTGCCTTTCCGGATTCAATGAGGTGCTGTTTCACAGCATCGTGGACAAAATTATCGTGACTGAGCAGTATAAGCTGAAATTTCGGCTGATCGGCGGCTTTGAATTTACCGAGAGGCTGCCCAAGGAGGTGTTCGGGTGA
- a CDS encoding SHOCT domain-containing protein, producing the protein MTQKQVTNEIKYRMARNFLVSLLKQGKITSREYEKAEEYVVKKYRPVLRSI; encoded by the coding sequence ATGACACAGAAACAGGTAACGAATGAAATCAAATATCGGATGGCTCGAAATTTTCTAGTATCCCTTTTAAAACAGGGAAAAATCACCTCGCGGGAATACGAAAAGGCTGAGGAATACGTAGTCAAAAAGTATCGCCCGGTGCTCCGGTCGATTTAG
- a CDS encoding recombinase family protein: protein MDTKRKAWLYCRIDAPEDTHGALKKQKEKLDGYARQMDFEVVGASEDLSSGLDYNRAGLKDAMAAAKAGEVEALIVHSAIRIDRDTAKTVDFLRQLNDCGVKVYSPLEGEISVERQAKLSSPLLG from the coding sequence ATGGATACAAAACGAAAAGCGTGGCTTTACTGCCGTATCGACGCGCCGGAGGATACCCACGGCGCTTTAAAAAAACAGAAGGAAAAACTGGACGGATATGCACGTCAAATGGACTTCGAGGTTGTCGGGGCTTCCGAAGACTTGAGCAGCGGTCTGGATTATAACCGCGCCGGCCTAAAAGACGCGATGGCCGCCGCCAAAGCGGGTGAAGTGGAGGCTTTGATTGTTCATTCCGCCATCCGTATCGATCGCGACACAGCGAAAACCGTTGACTTTCTCCGACAGCTCAACGACTGCGGCGTGAAGGTGTACTCTCCGCTGGAAGGAGAAATCTCCGTGGAGCGGCAGGCCAAACTTTCGTCTCCATTACTCGGTTAG
- a CDS encoding sigma-70 family RNA polymerase sigma factor codes for MSEDKKYTILVKHQRVEVSKAVYHAYHKAREAERYQDKVARQFELSLERFQEDGVQVELQLSIYEPTVEDRLTQQEQLKKLGQALAALNSEEKLLIHELFFNGLSERNLSAKINVPQKTINDRKRKILLKLRNLMEN; via the coding sequence ATGTCGGAAGATAAAAAATATACGATCCTTGTAAAACACCAGCGCGTCGAAGTCAGCAAAGCGGTCTATCACGCTTACCATAAAGCGCGGGAAGCGGAACGGTATCAGGATAAAGTTGCCCGTCAATTTGAGCTTTCTCTGGAACGCTTTCAGGAGGACGGCGTTCAAGTGGAGCTTCAACTTTCCATATATGAGCCTACCGTTGAGGACAGGCTCACCCAGCAAGAACAGTTGAAGAAATTGGGGCAAGCCCTTGCTGCCTTGAATTCTGAAGAAAAGCTGTTAATCCATGAGCTGTTTTTTAACGGACTGAGCGAACGCAATCTCTCCGCAAAAATCAACGTACCGCAGAAAACTATTAATGACAGGAAAAGAAAAATCCTGCTGAAGTTAAGAAATCTCATGGAAAATTAA
- a CDS encoding acyl-CoA dehydratase activase produces the protein MGNYYVGLDAGSTYLKAALIKDNCVLGAELLPTGIDCEETAGKLLEKIYASQSITRNDIAVITATGYSRRSIGLADATISEITAHACGVQLTAPENVHPRLIIDIGGQDSKIISLGPDGHIVNFTMNDKCAAGTGKFLEVVADLLETTIDQIASLAKESTDPCQINSTCAVFAQTEVISLLAQKKSRSDILAGMHIAMANRIAKMARKYKSDGDVMMTGGGAKNDALRLALEDELMCDIYKANYPQYNGAIGAALIGMRNAEKEFKKS, from the coding sequence ATGGGAAACTATTATGTGGGGCTGGATGCCGGTTCGACATACCTGAAAGCGGCATTGATAAAGGATAACTGTGTTTTAGGCGCTGAACTTCTTCCAACAGGCATCGACTGTGAGGAAACTGCGGGCAAATTGCTGGAAAAGATCTATGCAAGCCAAAGTATCACACGCAATGATATCGCCGTGATCACCGCAACCGGATACAGCAGGCGCAGTATCGGCCTCGCAGATGCCACAATTTCAGAAATCACCGCTCATGCCTGCGGTGTACAATTGACAGCCCCTGAAAACGTGCATCCGCGCTTGATCATTGATATCGGAGGCCAAGACAGCAAGATCATCAGCCTTGGCCCCGATGGACATATCGTTAATTTTACAATGAACGATAAATGCGCCGCTGGAACAGGAAAGTTCTTGGAGGTCGTGGCTGATCTTCTGGAAACTACCATTGATCAGATTGCTTCGCTTGCGAAAGAGAGTACAGACCCCTGTCAAATCAACAGCACCTGCGCCGTTTTCGCCCAGACGGAAGTGATCTCTCTTCTTGCTCAAAAGAAAAGCCGAAGTGATATCCTTGCAGGTATGCATATAGCCATGGCAAACCGTATCGCCAAAATGGCGCGTAAATATAAGTCGGATGGCGATGTGATGATGACCGGAGGCGGCGCAAAAAATGATGCGCTGCGCCTGGCACTGGAGGATGAGTTGATGTGTGATATTTATAAAGCCAATTATCCGCAGTACAACGGTGCAATTGGAGCTGCTTTAATTGGTATGCGGAATGCTGAAAAAGAATTTAAAAAGTCATGA
- a CDS encoding 2-hydroxyacyl-CoA dehydratase subunit D: MEERTLERYKRNISRVSAGSLKQLTSARDIPDGLEYFTDVLNRTFVDFKKDDNEYIGSYCVMVPDEMIYAFGYRPLRLCAGHSVAAMIGDEIVPRDACPVLKATAGFHAMRVMPIYQQCRLAVLPMTCDGKRKSAALLSQYLPVIPLPIEMDKSEERFAQNLQNMHALMKSISKETGRRFSNRKLIESCKSINAAQQEAYKLYGLLSSDNPPVTGSQVMAVLNSYCYDTPESWAQHAKILNAGLSQKAAAMQPLKRKKPRIFIAGSPITFPNYKLPFLMEGLGAQIVGDETCMAGRLLYDPVVPDEYSTDGILRALTARYVCACTCPVFEQTDDRLSSLTEKLRQTKAEGVIYHILRGCTPYDFELSMVEQLADKLDIPVLRVETDFSAEDAEQVKIRLEAFVELIEQRR, from the coding sequence ATGGAAGAGCGTACATTAGAACGTTATAAGCGAAATATTTCGCGTGTTTCGGCTGGTTCACTGAAACAGTTGACGTCCGCGCGGGATATTCCCGATGGGCTTGAATATTTTACGGATGTTCTTAATAGAACATTTGTCGATTTTAAGAAGGATGACAACGAGTACATAGGCAGCTACTGCGTGATGGTGCCAGATGAAATGATATACGCATTCGGCTACAGGCCACTTCGTTTATGCGCTGGGCACAGCGTTGCGGCAATGATCGGAGACGAGATCGTCCCGCGCGACGCTTGCCCGGTCTTGAAAGCAACCGCGGGATTTCATGCGATGCGCGTCATGCCAATCTATCAGCAGTGCAGGCTGGCGGTGCTGCCGATGACCTGCGACGGCAAACGGAAGAGCGCGGCGCTTTTGTCGCAGTATCTTCCGGTTATTCCCTTGCCGATTGAAATGGATAAGTCGGAGGAACGCTTTGCGCAGAACCTGCAAAACATGCATGCTCTCATGAAAAGTATTTCCAAAGAAACGGGCCGCAGGTTCTCCAACCGGAAACTGATTGAATCCTGCAAAAGCATTAATGCGGCACAGCAGGAAGCATATAAACTATACGGCTTGCTCTCATCCGACAATCCGCCTGTCACGGGTTCACAGGTTATGGCTGTGCTGAACAGCTATTGCTATGATACGCCGGAAAGCTGGGCGCAGCACGCGAAAATACTAAATGCCGGACTTTCCCAAAAAGCAGCTGCCATGCAGCCTTTGAAAAGGAAAAAGCCGCGTATCTTTATCGCAGGCTCTCCCATTACATTTCCAAACTATAAACTGCCGTTTTTGATGGAAGGTCTGGGGGCACAGATTGTCGGAGACGAGACGTGTATGGCGGGGAGGCTTTTATATGACCCCGTTGTTCCTGATGAGTACAGTACAGACGGCATCTTACGTGCGCTTACGGCGCGATATGTCTGCGCATGTACGTGTCCGGTATTCGAGCAGACGGACGATCGCCTCAGCAGTCTCACAGAAAAACTGCGTCAGACGAAAGCGGAGGGCGTTATTTATCATATCCTGCGCGGCTGCACGCCTTACGACTTCGAATTGTCCATGGTGGAACAGCTGGCAGATAAGCTTGATATTCCGGTTCTGCGTGTGGAAACAGATTTCTCCGCCGAGGATGCAGAACAGGTAAAAATCCGTCTGGAAGCGTTTGTTGAATTGATAGAACAAAGGAGATAA
- a CDS encoding 4Fe-4S binding protein has product MKQRKITAFRITCLLIAAAVLAFLGSRYRIIILLLSIFSALVFGRLWCGYVCPLGFYQELLSMLRKKLHIPTFHVSLKVKSYLRPLKWIILVYFLASVLFFGLRPVMYIRPDLSFSSADMSIYKIIIVGIVTGICFLKERAFCKYCPLGTLRGFVNKISFGKIKKDGTACTHCRACLECCPMDIRSIYEERNKSDITHSDCIYCMKCIEACPEQDVLSFTLFGKKVLSSKRNSKQVK; this is encoded by the coding sequence TTGAAGCAGCGTAAAATTACAGCTTTTCGTATCACATGTCTTCTGATTGCCGCTGCCGTGCTCGCTTTCCTTGGAAGCAGATACCGGATTATTATTTTATTGCTCAGCATCTTCAGTGCTCTAGTTTTTGGGCGTCTCTGGTGCGGCTATGTTTGTCCGCTGGGATTTTATCAGGAACTACTTTCAATGCTTCGGAAAAAACTGCATATTCCGACGTTCCACGTGTCATTAAAGGTGAAATCCTATTTGCGTCCGCTGAAATGGATCATACTTGTATATTTTCTGGCCAGCGTTTTGTTTTTTGGGCTGCGCCCAGTTATGTATATACGGCCCGACCTTTCCTTCAGCAGCGCAGATATGAGTATCTATAAAATCATTATTGTCGGTATTGTAACGGGAATTTGTTTTCTGAAAGAAAGGGCGTTCTGTAAATACTGCCCGCTAGGGACACTCCGGGGCTTTGTCAATAAAATCAGCTTCGGAAAAATTAAAAAGGACGGCACCGCGTGTACACACTGCCGCGCTTGTCTTGAATGCTGCCCAATGGATATCCGTTCTATTTATGAGGAGCGCAACAAATCCGATATCACTCACTCGGATTGTATCTACTGTATGAAATGCATTGAGGCATGCCCGGAGCAGGATGTGCTTTCCTTTACCCTGTTTGGGAAAAAGGTATTGTCCTCCAAACGTAATAGTAAGCAGGTGAAATAA
- a CDS encoding 2-hydroxyacyl-CoA dehydratase family protein has product MDKKYEDQILKSMDAVREKAPDIPLDYFFDIWKGFWFGEQKTEMPSIAVLGTGIPELYIRATGAKPLFLLGGNYFTDQYAEQVFPQISDPVLKSASSILFSEQLACMRDITAMVVPVSNADTRKVLPYFKDLGHPVIVMEEEPFLDSKATSRFRSSQMDLVMELQKLTHRPITAKSIRTAAKQITSAHDAIRRLKTMDIPQIAKDFIKQTYYLAPDIQEWTDRVNGFAEENLKPMPENRSHLLLIGSPIFFPNVKIPTVLHNVGIRNYENHCGVPDPEDYTELMEHDPSSLNSMFRDLNELHYRSAQNDIARALCSDTSFLQNASGVIYHLLKGQLMYAYEANRIEKAAIRAGIPFVCIETDYTNADIEQIRIRLEAFSELLMQTGRLSAAI; this is encoded by the coding sequence TTGGATAAAAAATATGAGGATCAAATCCTGAAATCGATGGATGCCGTGCGCGAAAAAGCACCAGATATCCCTCTTGATTATTTTTTCGATATCTGGAAGGGATTCTGGTTTGGTGAACAAAAGACAGAAATGCCGTCCATAGCGGTATTGGGGACTGGTATTCCCGAATTATATATCCGGGCTACCGGCGCGAAACCGTTATTTTTGCTTGGCGGTAATTACTTTACGGATCAATACGCAGAACAGGTGTTTCCGCAGATTTCGGACCCTGTGTTGAAATCTGCAAGCAGCATTCTCTTTTCCGAACAGCTTGCCTGCATGAGGGATATTACCGCGATGGTTGTTCCGGTGAGCAACGCAGATACGCGTAAAGTTCTGCCTTATTTCAAGGATCTGGGGCATCCGGTAATCGTGATGGAGGAGGAGCCGTTTCTGGATTCAAAAGCCACATCACGGTTTCGGTCGTCACAGATGGATTTAGTTATGGAGCTGCAAAAGCTCACACACCGACCGATCACCGCCAAGAGCATCCGAACTGCCGCGAAGCAAATCACCAGCGCACATGATGCCATCCGGCGCCTTAAGACTATGGATATTCCGCAAATCGCAAAGGATTTTATCAAGCAGACCTATTATCTTGCTCCTGACATTCAGGAATGGACCGACCGCGTGAATGGATTCGCCGAGGAAAACCTGAAGCCGATGCCCGAAAACCGGTCCCATCTGCTGCTGATCGGGTCACCGATCTTTTTCCCGAATGTCAAAATCCCGACTGTATTACATAATGTCGGCATCCGAAATTATGAGAATCACTGTGGAGTCCCTGATCCGGAGGATTACACAGAGCTTATGGAGCATGATCCTTCCTCGCTAAATTCCATGTTCAGGGATCTGAATGAACTTCATTACAGATCGGCACAAAACGATATTGCTCGCGCACTGTGTTCTGATACTTCTTTCCTGCAAAACGCCAGCGGCGTCATCTACCATCTGCTCAAGGGGCAACTCATGTATGCTTATGAAGCGAATCGGATTGAAAAGGCCGCCATCAGGGCGGGGATTCCGTTCGTCTGCATTGAAACGGATTATACGAATGCCGATATCGAACAGATCAGAATTCGCCTGGAAGCTTTTTCTGAACTGCTGATGCAGACCGGAAGACTGTCCGCAGCAATATGA
- a CDS encoding Crp/Fnr family transcriptional regulator, translating to MDNLFSILETVDLFNCFSSDELDKLFQNNLYHIRTYTKDSVVHLQNEKCENLDIILSGTVSVQKIDSNGDMLTICSFSAGEVMGENLLFSHRNFYPMTITAKCDAKILQIKKELILKLCQDNSKFLKGFLQSVSDKTLILTGKIKILTLKTIRQCIIEFLLYECHIQKSTTIKLNMTKKELAEKIGVQRPSLSRELNKMRKDGLITYDPKQITIMDVDLLNKLHIDS from the coding sequence TTGGATAATTTATTTTCGATACTTGAAACGGTTGATCTATTTAACTGCTTCTCTTCTGATGAGTTAGATAAATTGTTTCAAAATAATCTTTACCATATCAGAACTTATACCAAAGATTCCGTGGTACATCTTCAGAACGAAAAATGTGAAAACCTCGACATCATTTTGAGTGGGACTGTTTCGGTACAAAAAATTGATTCGAATGGGGATATGCTCACGATTTGCAGTTTTTCGGCCGGTGAGGTTATGGGAGAAAATCTCCTGTTTTCACACAGAAACTTTTATCCCATGACAATCACCGCAAAGTGTGATGCGAAAATTCTCCAGATCAAGAAAGAATTGATTTTGAAGCTGTGCCAAGATAACAGTAAATTTCTGAAGGGCTTTCTCCAGTCTGTATCCGATAAAACGCTTATTTTAACAGGCAAGATTAAAATATTAACGTTAAAGACAATCAGACAATGTATCATTGAGTTTTTGCTTTATGAATGCCACATACAAAAATCAACTACTATTAAATTGAATATGACCAAAAAAGAACTGGCTGAAAAAATAGGGGTCCAAAGGCCATCTCTGTCAAGAGAGCTGAATAAAATGAGAAAAGACGGCCTTATCACCTATGATCCAAAACAGATCACAATCATGGATGTCGATTTGCTGAACAAACTGCATATAGACTCCTGA
- a CDS encoding PDDEXK family nuclease, which translates to MKRVKTGVMKYGNIHKAVFRLRPNRFIAKCELEGEQVKAHVHNTGRCLELLVPGCTAYLEENLNSARKTNYTLISVKKFGSIVNIDSIAPNKAFHEAIEQGQIELSGLAQVLKPETRYSD; encoded by the coding sequence GTGAAACGAGTGAAAACAGGTGTTATGAAATACGGAAACATACATAAAGCGGTATTCAGACTCCGGCCAAACCGGTTTATTGCCAAATGTGAACTTGAGGGCGAACAAGTAAAGGCTCATGTTCACAATACGGGCCGGTGCCTGGAACTGCTGGTACCGGGCTGTACCGCTTACCTTGAAGAAAATCTAAACTCTGCCCGTAAAACCAACTATACTCTTATCAGTGTTAAAAAGTTTGGCAGTATCGTTAATATCGATTCTATTGCCCCAAATAAGGCTTTTCACGAAGCGATAGAACAAGGACAAATTGAACTGTCGGGCCTTGCACAAGTTTTAAAACCGGAAACGCGCTACAGCGATTAA
- a CDS encoding DNA/RNA nuclease SfsA → MKNGLQKAFAEVKGVTLEENGAVLFPDAPTKRGVKHIHGLCRATEDSYLAFLVFVIQMKNVRYLSQKRRTHPAFGTAMEDARKYGVTLLAFDCCASPDEIWLDQPINIVL, encoded by the coding sequence ATGAAAAACGGTTTGCAAAAGGCGTTTGCCGAAGTGAAAGGCGTCACGCTTGAGGAAAATGGCGCGGTGCTCTTTCCAGACGCGCCTACGAAACGGGGCGTCAAACACATTCACGGGCTTTGCCGTGCCACAGAGGACAGCTATCTTGCTTTTCTTGTTTTTGTAATCCAGATGAAAAATGTCCGGTATCTGTCCCAAAAGCGGCGGACCCATCCGGCATTCGGAACGGCCATGGAGGATGCCCGGAAATACGGCGTAACCCTGCTGGCTTTCGATTGCTGTGCTTCCCCGGATGAAATATGGCTGGATCAACCAATCAATATCGTGCTGTAG
- a CDS encoding hemerythrin domain-containing protein, protein MNISDLKRQHTEILSLIASIETLSAENIDSAAKDIVYNINTLSGKMKMHLLSEDQFLYPSLMNSSDKRIKETACKFSEEMGGLAGAFQPFVKQYNVPSGITQQKDNFSAESKKVFGLIKERIENEDRKLYPLIEKL, encoded by the coding sequence ATGAATATATCGGACTTAAAAAGACAGCACACAGAAATTTTGTCGCTGATCGCGAGTATTGAAACTTTAAGCGCCGAAAACATTGATTCGGCGGCAAAAGATATTGTTTACAACATAAACACATTATCCGGAAAAATGAAGATGCACCTGCTGTCGGAAGATCAATTCTTGTATCCGAGCCTGATGAACAGCAGTGATAAACGGATAAAAGAAACGGCCTGCAAATTTTCTGAGGAAATGGGAGGTCTTGCGGGCGCTTTTCAGCCTTTTGTCAAGCAATATAACGTGCCGTCCGGAATAACACAGCAGAAGGACAACTTTTCAGCGGAAAGCAAAAAAGTTTTCGGACTAATCAAAGAGAGAATTGAAAACGAAGATAGAAAGTTGTACCCGCTGATTGAAAAATTGTGA